A stretch of the Roseofilum reptotaenium CS-1145 genome encodes the following:
- a CDS encoding caspase family protein, translated as MFWSHLLSATLTSLSALAVFPPYSAPVSTSSTCQSLSQPPNFLVVAGGGNPATNEIALEKNVLYFQRVLKYLGYNPEQDADFFFANGNDGQLTVRYLDENQEEKFKVPQIPFLKGSSTLKNLTNWFQAPLAQSLDRGLFLYFTGHGLQNQENTENNTLLLWDRQQVSVQEFAQLLDLMPAEKPVVTMMAQCYSGSFANIIYEGGNSENPVAPQTRCGFFATVETLPSVGCTPEVNEADYVDYSSSFFAGLSGQKRTGERADSADYNQDGRISYIEAHAFAKVDNKSIDLPLSTSENWLRQKASEAEIQEILKQPIATVMKTARPEQVYVINQLMETFEWNHLKSYLENLEEINPETLEDEVQEALAVRLMLELVNVGMEDKVRQSDREEDLAILNRLLECEQGSWR; from the coding sequence ATGTTTTGGTCTCATCTATTGTCTGCTACCCTGACCAGTTTATCCGCACTGGCCGTTTTTCCCCCCTATTCTGCACCTGTTTCTACTTCATCAACTTGCCAATCTCTGAGTCAGCCCCCCAATTTTCTGGTGGTTGCGGGTGGTGGAAATCCTGCCACTAACGAAATTGCCCTAGAAAAAAATGTCCTTTATTTTCAACGAGTGCTGAAATATTTGGGCTATAACCCAGAACAGGATGCTGATTTTTTCTTTGCTAATGGAAATGATGGACAGCTTACTGTGCGTTATTTAGATGAGAATCAGGAAGAGAAATTTAAAGTTCCTCAAATTCCCTTTTTAAAGGGTTCTTCCACCTTGAAAAACTTGACGAATTGGTTTCAAGCGCCCCTCGCCCAATCTCTCGATCGAGGCTTGTTTCTCTATTTTACTGGCCACGGCTTACAAAATCAAGAAAATACTGAAAATAATACGCTTTTATTGTGGGATCGTCAACAAGTCAGTGTGCAAGAGTTTGCCCAATTGTTAGACCTGATGCCCGCCGAAAAGCCTGTCGTTACGATGATGGCTCAATGCTATTCTGGCTCCTTTGCGAATATAATTTATGAAGGGGGGAATTCAGAAAATCCCGTTGCCCCGCAGACTCGATGCGGTTTTTTTGCCACCGTAGAAACTTTACCTTCGGTCGGTTGCACCCCAGAAGTGAATGAAGCAGACTATGTGGACTATAGCTCTAGCTTTTTTGCCGGTTTAAGTGGTCAGAAGCGCACGGGAGAAAGAGCCGATTCTGCGGATTATAACCAGGATGGTCGTATTTCCTATATAGAAGCCCATGCCTTCGCCAAAGTAGACAATAAATCGATCGATTTACCCCTATCGACTTCGGAAAATTGGTTACGGCAAAAGGCATCAGAAGCAGAAATTCAAGAAATCTTAAAGCAACCGATCGCTACGGTGATGAAAACAGCTCGTCCTGAGCAAGTTTATGTGATTAATCAACTAATGGAGACATTTGAATGGAATCATCTCAAGTCTTATCTGGAAAACTTAGAAGAGATCAATCCAGAAACCCTAGAAGATGAAGTGCAAGAAGCCTTGGCAGTGCGATTAATGCTAGAGTTGGTGAATGTGGGGATGGAAGATAAAGTGCGTCAGAGCGATCGCGAAGAGGATTTAGCGATCTTAAATCGCTTGTTAGAGTGCGAGCAAGGATCGTGGCGGTAA
- a CDS encoding LCP family protein: MSIHQSSDRKTPFKSYPQPVPRPLGSGLRWLSIGLGLTGIALLSATAGALLAVSLISTPLMQSRLTPEEAAVFGQGEKISSGNNLQLPELTRPVNIMILGVKVLTSDVDTPPEEIADLGYHALVNSFEGLSDTMLMLRFEPTTNKVTLLSIPRDTRTWVEGHGLVKINAANYHGGPALTASSISELLGGVGIDRYVRINVQGIEKLIDALGGVTVHVPKDMKYQDDSQHLYINLKAGTQHLNGAQALQFLRYRYDNLGDIGRIQRQQMFLRAMTEQTLSPATLSRLPKILSVIRSHIDTNLSVEELLALANFAGQTDRSKMQMLLLPGRFSELEEFDASYWVPNYGSIDSLMAEHFDFGYEAYDDYTDYEIDPTQLAIAIQDTTGQLESVDQLFIWLEAQGYYNLYSTNSWSDPLTTTRIIAQDGNIESARAIRNVLGFGEVRVESTGSLQSDVTIQLGQDWLTQMATESRIDSTSYSEWQSY; the protein is encoded by the coding sequence GTGTCCATTCATCAAAGCTCCGATCGCAAGACCCCCTTCAAATCCTACCCCCAACCCGTCCCCAGACCCCTTGGGAGTGGTTTGCGATGGCTCTCCATTGGACTAGGACTAACCGGTATTGCCCTATTATCAGCCACGGCTGGGGCCCTGTTAGCCGTCTCTTTAATTAGCACCCCCTTAATGCAAAGCAGACTCACTCCAGAAGAAGCTGCCGTTTTTGGTCAAGGGGAAAAAATCTCTTCCGGTAACAACCTCCAACTCCCCGAACTCACCCGCCCCGTCAACATTATGATTCTAGGGGTAAAAGTCCTCACCTCCGATGTAGACACCCCTCCCGAAGAAATCGCTGATTTAGGATACCACGCCCTCGTCAACTCCTTTGAAGGTCTCAGCGATACCATGCTCATGCTGCGGTTTGAGCCAACCACAAATAAAGTCACCCTCCTTTCCATTCCCCGTGACACCCGCACCTGGGTCGAAGGCCATGGTCTAGTCAAAATCAACGCAGCCAACTACCATGGTGGCCCAGCCCTCACTGCCAGTTCCATCAGCGAACTACTCGGAGGCGTAGGAATTGACCGCTATGTTCGCATCAACGTCCAAGGTATTGAAAAACTGATTGATGCTTTGGGTGGAGTCACGGTTCATGTGCCCAAGGACATGAAATACCAAGATGATAGCCAACATCTCTACATCAATCTCAAAGCTGGAACTCAACACCTAAACGGTGCTCAAGCTCTACAATTTTTGCGCTACCGCTACGATAATTTAGGCGATATTGGGCGCATTCAACGGCAACAGATGTTCTTACGAGCAATGACGGAACAAACCCTCAGTCCAGCCACCCTGAGCAGATTACCCAAAATTTTATCGGTGATTCGCTCCCATATTGACACCAACTTAAGCGTAGAAGAATTATTAGCCCTAGCCAACTTTGCTGGGCAAACCGATCGCTCTAAAATGCAGATGTTACTCTTACCCGGACGATTTAGCGAACTAGAAGAATTTGATGCCAGTTATTGGGTTCCGAATTACGGTAGTATTGACTCGCTCATGGCCGAGCATTTTGATTTTGGCTATGAAGCCTATGACGACTATACCGATTATGAGATCGATCCGACCCAATTGGCGATCGCCATTCAAGACACCACCGGCCAACTCGAATCCGTCGATCAACTCTTCATTTGGTTAGAAGCCCAAGGCTACTATAACCTCTATTCCACTAATTCCTGGAGCGATCCCCTCACTACCACCCGCATTATTGCCCAAGACGGCAATATCGAAAGCGCCAGAGCCATTCGTAACGTCCTCGGATTTGGAGAAGTCCGTGTTGAAAGCACTGGTAGTTTACAATCCGATGTCACCATTCAACTCGGCCAAGACTGGTTAACGCAAATGGCAACAGAATCAAGAATCGACTCTACCTCCTATTCTGAATGGCAATCCTATTAG